Proteins from a genomic interval of Diceros bicornis minor isolate mBicDic1 chromosome 34, mDicBic1.mat.cur, whole genome shotgun sequence:
- the LOC131397900 gene encoding vomeronasal type-1 receptor 4-like has translation MIHVAHSSSSSAGSSSSEDKYQLWRTDRMAARDLAVEMILLLQTIFGFLGNFSLLYHYLPCYFTRCRLRSTDVIVKNLIVANLLVLLSSGIHYTMSHFEWHHFLKDFGCRFFPYVRAVGRGVSIGTTCLLSVFQAIMISPRNSKWAELKVKALKCIVPSIFFCWILQMLVNVIYPTFMSWNNKNITNRKTFRHCSAARHDKTRDSLYAALLSFPDVFCLLLMVWASVSMVLTLHRHKQRVQHIHRTNISSRSSPESRATQTILLLVSSFVFFYIISSIFRMCLSLFKNPNGFFLNITFVITLCFPTVSPFLLRSRDSSVSRLCLVCIRNIKSTNLVRTM, from the coding sequence ATGATACATGTGGCccactcctcctcttcctctgcaggATCCTCTAGCTCAGAAGACAAATATCAGTTATGGAGAACTGACAGGATGGCCGCCAGGGACTTGGCAGTAGAAATGATCTTATTATTACAGACTATATTTGGATTTCTGgggaatttttctcttctttaccaTTATCTCCCCTGTTATTTCACTAGGTGTAGGCTAAGGTCCACAGATGTGATTGTCAAGAACCTGATTGTAGCCAACTTACTGGTCCTGTTGTCTAGCGGAATCCACTATACAATGTCTCATTTTGAGTGGCATCACTTCCTCAAAGATTTTGGATGCAGATTTTTCCCCTATGTTCGTGCAGTGGGCAGGGGTGTGTCCATTGGCACCACCTGCCTCTTGAGTGTTTTCCAGGCCATCATGATCAGCCCCAGGAACTCCAAATGGGCAGAGCTTAAAGTGAAAGCTCTCAAATGCATTGTGCCTTCAATTTTCTTCTGCTGGATCCTGCAAATGCTGGTAAATGTCATTTATCCTACGTTTATGAGTTGGAACAACAAAAACATCACAAACAGAAAAACTTTCAGACACTGTTCTGCTGCTCGTCATGACAAAACCAGAGACTCTTTATATGCAGCATTGCTATCATTCCCtgatgttttctgtttgctgctgATGGTCTGGGCCAGTGTCTCCATGGTTTTAACCCTGCACAGGCACAAGCAGAGGGTCCAACACATTCATAGGACCAACATCTCCTCTAGATCCTCCCCTGAGTCAAGAGCTACCCAAACCATCCTTCTCCTGGTGAgctcctttgtctttttttatatcaTTTCATCCATCTTTCGAATGtgtttgtctctttttaaaaatcctaatggGTTTTTCTTGAACATCACTTTTGTAATCACTCTATGTTTCCCAACAGTCAGCCCCTTTCTGCTCAGGAGCCGTGACTCCAGTGTATCCAGACTCTGCTTGGTCTGCATAAGGAATATAAAATCCACTAATCTAGTGAGGACTATGTGA